The following proteins are encoded in a genomic region of Phycisphaerae bacterium:
- a CDS encoding 4Fe-4S binding protein: MPQYLVERDASRCIRCLVCVRQCPYEATFYDAQTNEVTNRHQNCVMCRRCEAMCPTNCIQIRQFGSGFRANEHWKEKHIRGIYKQADTGGVLLTGSGNDQYYNTYFDRMVIDASQVTNPSIDPLREPMELRTFIGRKPERYDPAKGGNGQAKEYPNIACDLPIIFAPMSFGSISYNLQHGLAIAAGKLGTYFNTGEGGLHPNFHQYSKRAIVQVASGRFGVSAEYLRSAAAAEIKIGQGAKPGIGGHLPGEKVTAEISRTRMIPEGSDAISPAPQHDIYSIEDLRLLIYAIKEATEYTIPVSVKIAAVHNVAAIASGIVRAGADIVVVDGFRGGTGAAPAIIRDHVGIPVEVALAAVDQRLRDEGIRHCASIIGAGGFRSSADIVKAIALGADAVYIGTAVLLSVGCTLCQQCHRGKCSWGITTNRADLLPRLPADVAAERVMNLLHAWSHEIKEMLGLMGLNSLESLRGNRLKLRAVGMTDEEARILGIKHAGEA; this comes from the coding sequence ATGCCGCAATACCTCGTGGAGCGGGACGCCAGCCGCTGCATCCGGTGCCTGGTGTGTGTGCGCCAATGTCCTTATGAGGCAACGTTTTACGACGCCCAGACCAACGAGGTCACCAACCGCCATCAGAACTGCGTGATGTGCCGGCGGTGCGAGGCCATGTGCCCCACCAACTGCATCCAGATCCGCCAGTTCGGCAGCGGCTTCCGCGCCAACGAGCACTGGAAGGAAAAGCACATCCGAGGCATCTATAAGCAAGCCGACACCGGCGGCGTCCTGCTGACCGGCTCGGGCAACGACCAGTACTACAACACCTATTTCGATCGCATGGTGATCGACGCCTCGCAGGTGACCAACCCGTCCATCGACCCGCTCCGCGAGCCGATGGAGCTGCGGACCTTCATCGGCCGCAAGCCCGAACGCTACGACCCAGCCAAGGGCGGCAACGGCCAGGCCAAGGAGTATCCCAACATCGCCTGCGACCTGCCGATCATCTTCGCCCCCATGAGCTTCGGCTCGATCAGCTACAACCTCCAACATGGGCTGGCCATCGCAGCCGGCAAGTTGGGAACGTACTTCAACACGGGTGAAGGCGGACTTCACCCCAATTTCCATCAATACAGCAAGCGGGCGATCGTGCAGGTGGCCTCCGGACGTTTCGGCGTCTCAGCCGAATACCTGCGGTCCGCCGCCGCCGCCGAAATTAAGATCGGCCAGGGGGCCAAGCCGGGCATCGGCGGCCACCTGCCGGGCGAAAAAGTCACCGCCGAAATCTCGCGCACCCGCATGATCCCCGAAGGCTCCGACGCCATCAGCCCGGCCCCGCAGCACGACATCTACAGCATCGAGGACCTGCGGCTGCTGATCTACGCGATCAAGGAAGCCACCGAATACACCATCCCCGTCTCGGTAAAGATCGCCGCCGTCCACAACGTCGCGGCGATCGCCAGCGGAATCGTCCGGGCCGGCGCCGACATCGTGGTCGTCGACGGATTCCGCGGCGGCACCGGCGCCGCCCCGGCCATCATCCGCGACCACGTGGGAATCCCCGTCGAGGTCGCCCTCGCCGCCGTCGATCAGCGACTCCGCGACGAAGGCATCCGCCACTGCGCGTCGATCATCGGCGCGGGCGGGTTCCGAAGCTCAGCCGACATCGTCAAGGCGATCGCCCTGGGCGCCGACGCCGTCTACATCGGCACCGCGGTGCTCCTGTCCGTCGGCTGTACGCTCTGCCAGCAGTGCCATCGCGGAAAGTGCTCCTGGGGAATCACGACCAACCGGGCCGACCTGCTGCCGAGGCTGCCCGCCGACGTGGCAGCCGAGCGGGTCATGAACCTCCTGCACGCATGGTCCCACGAAATCAAGGAAATGCTCGGACTGATGGGCCTCAACTCGCTCGAGTCGCTGCGCGGCAACCGCCTCAAACTGCGCGCGGTGGGCATGACCGATGAGGAGGCCCGGATACTCGGCATCAAGCACGCCGGGGAGGCATAG
- a CDS encoding 4Fe-4S dicluster domain-containing protein, translating into MKVVYAITERCINCHLCEVACTTEHSRTKNPVSAYHVEGQRFNWRESAPYPDPAEARDAGRPAPKSRCRVLQDGYRVISTMCRHCEVPSCVLACKNGSLYKDATGRVCVDEEKCVGCWMCIMACPYGVITRNVDRQNVPQVENNGINHHCDLCPDRNEPACVRVCPTRALVYEER; encoded by the coding sequence ATGAAGGTGGTTTACGCCATTACCGAACGGTGCATCAACTGCCATCTGTGCGAGGTGGCCTGCACGACGGAGCATTCGCGGACCAAAAACCCGGTCAGCGCCTACCACGTCGAGGGCCAGCGGTTCAACTGGCGGGAGTCGGCGCCGTATCCGGACCCAGCCGAGGCCAGGGACGCGGGCCGGCCCGCCCCCAAGTCGCGCTGCCGCGTCCTCCAGGACGGCTACCGGGTGATCTCGACGATGTGCCGACACTGCGAAGTCCCTTCGTGCGTGCTCGCGTGCAAGAACGGTTCGCTCTACAAGGACGCGACCGGCCGGGTGTGCGTCGACGAGGAAAAATGTGTCGGCTGCTGGATGTGCATCATGGCGTGCCCGTATGGCGTGATCACGCGGAACGTGGACCGGCAAAACGTGCCGCAGGTCGAGAACAACGGGATCAACCACCACTGCGACCTGTGCCCCGACCGCAACGAACCGGCCTGCGTGCGGGTCTGCCCCACCAGGGCCCTGGTGTACGAAGAGCGATAG
- a CDS encoding NAD(P)/FAD-dependent oxidoreductase has product MRYVIVGNSFAGTFAIEAIRSIDRQGEIVLIGDEPERLYSRAMIHEYLAGVVDESKMFLRDRAFHSRLDVTALSGQRAEKLLPESHEIVVDGEKMVYNKLLLAVGGSPFVPPGIEGLDAFKDCVFGFTRMADAAGLSRRAQEARRVVVLGAGLIGMQAAEAFAHLGKQVTVVELANQVLPLATDDLAAEMLQTEMQEEGVQFRTGNSVTALLGENGVLRAVKLRSGEEIEAELFVIAVGVRPNVGWLRDSGLVIDRGIVVDEHLQTNLEDVYAAGDCAQGLELISGSRMVLATIPVASEQGLTAGYNMAGMEAEYRGGIPLNALQFGRLQMVSYGYVREKDGQEVVSLLDEDKRVYKKIVLEDGRITGTLFVRAIDRAGVFRRLIEDKVDVSAFTSKLLSDEFGAAALPEEIRREMFEKPQSRIAVRRPEPQEA; this is encoded by the coding sequence ATGCGATACGTGATTGTCGGCAACTCTTTCGCGGGAACCTTCGCGATCGAAGCCATCCGCAGCATCGACCGCCAGGGCGAGATCGTGCTCATCGGCGACGAGCCCGAGCGGCTCTACAGCCGCGCGATGATCCACGAGTACCTGGCCGGCGTGGTCGACGAGTCAAAGATGTTCCTCCGCGACCGGGCGTTCCACTCGCGGCTCGACGTGACGGCCCTCTCCGGCCAGCGGGCCGAAAAGCTGCTGCCCGAGAGCCACGAGATCGTGGTCGACGGCGAGAAGATGGTCTACAACAAGCTGCTGCTGGCCGTCGGCGGCTCGCCGTTCGTTCCGCCTGGGATCGAGGGATTGGATGCGTTCAAGGACTGCGTCTTCGGGTTCACGAGGATGGCGGACGCCGCGGGACTGTCCCGCCGAGCCCAGGAGGCCCGTCGCGTGGTGGTCCTCGGCGCCGGGCTGATCGGCATGCAGGCGGCTGAGGCGTTCGCCCACCTCGGCAAGCAGGTGACGGTGGTCGAGCTGGCCAACCAGGTCCTGCCGCTGGCGACCGACGACCTGGCCGCCGAGATGCTCCAGACCGAGATGCAGGAGGAAGGCGTGCAATTCCGCACGGGCAACAGCGTGACCGCCCTGCTCGGCGAAAACGGCGTCCTGCGGGCGGTCAAGCTCCGCAGCGGCGAGGAGATCGAGGCGGAGCTCTTCGTCATCGCGGTGGGCGTCCGGCCCAACGTCGGATGGCTGCGCGACAGCGGCCTGGTGATCGACCGCGGCATCGTGGTCGACGAGCACCTGCAGACGAATCTCGAAGACGTCTACGCCGCGGGCGATTGCGCCCAGGGCCTGGAACTGATCAGCGGCTCGCGGATGGTGCTGGCGACGATCCCGGTGGCGTCGGAACAGGGACTGACCGCCGGCTACAACATGGCGGGCATGGAGGCCGAGTACCGCGGCGGAATCCCGCTCAACGCCCTGCAGTTCGGCCGCCTCCAGATGGTCAGCTACGGCTACGTGCGGGAAAAAGACGGCCAGGAAGTGGTCAGCCTGCTCGACGAGGACAAGCGGGTCTACAAGAAGATCGTGCTCGAGGACGGCCGGATCACCGGAACCCTGTTCGTGCGGGCAATCGACCGGGCGGGCGTCTTCCGCAGGCTGATCGAGGACAAGGTGGATGTCTCGGCCTTCACCTCCAAGCTGCTCTCGGACGAGTTTGGCGCCGCGGCACTGCCGGAGGAAATCCGCCGCGAAATGTTCGAAAAGCCTCAAAGCCGGATCGCCGTCCGGCGACCCGAACCGCAGGAGGCCTGA
- a CDS encoding glutamine amidotransferase family protein: MSREQFVRRPESYGKDISACGVIGLINHDGRRVDGSLITRAMRNMRDRGNGLGGGFAAYGIYPSMKDLYALHVMYDAKSDARDLETLLDGCLQIHQAEEIPIFETKKIGSHPYFKRYFVSPPANRPADDGDDDYMVSLVMQVNTQTQHAYIISSGKNMGVFKGVGFPEDLSEFFRLDEYEGYIWTAHNRFPTNTPGWWGGAHPFALLDWSIVHNGEISSYGTNRRYLEMFGYKCTLQTDTEVVAYLMDLLVRRHKLSFEQAAAVFAPPFWKDIDEMDEKERRIQTNLRMVYASAALNGPFAFLLAWSDGMIGLNDRVKLRPLLVGTRKNTTYMSSEEAAIREICPDLDRVWAPQAGRPIVRRLDDDPVRAIAE, from the coding sequence ATGAGCCGCGAACAATTTGTCAGACGACCGGAAAGCTACGGCAAGGATATCTCAGCGTGCGGTGTGATCGGGCTGATCAACCACGACGGACGGCGGGTGGACGGGTCGCTGATCACCAGGGCGATGCGCAACATGCGCGACCGCGGCAACGGTTTGGGCGGCGGGTTCGCAGCGTACGGCATCTACCCGTCGATGAAGGACCTCTACGCCCTCCACGTGATGTACGACGCCAAAAGCGACGCCCGCGACCTGGAAACCCTCCTGGACGGCTGCCTGCAGATCCACCAGGCCGAGGAAATTCCAATCTTCGAGACCAAGAAGATCGGCAGCCACCCCTACTTCAAGCGCTACTTCGTCAGCCCGCCCGCCAATCGGCCCGCGGACGACGGCGACGACGACTACATGGTCTCGCTGGTGATGCAGGTGAACACGCAGACCCAGCACGCCTACATCATCTCAAGCGGCAAGAACATGGGCGTCTTCAAAGGCGTCGGATTCCCGGAAGACCTCTCCGAGTTCTTCCGGCTGGACGAGTATGAAGGGTACATCTGGACCGCGCACAACCGGTTTCCGACCAACACGCCCGGCTGGTGGGGCGGGGCCCATCCGTTCGCCCTGCTGGACTGGTCGATCGTGCACAACGGCGAAATCTCCAGCTACGGGACCAACCGCCGGTACCTGGAGATGTTCGGCTACAAGTGCACGCTCCAGACCGACACCGAGGTGGTCGCCTACCTGATGGACCTGCTGGTCCGCCGACACAAGCTGAGCTTCGAACAGGCCGCCGCGGTCTTCGCTCCGCCGTTCTGGAAGGACATCGACGAGATGGACGAAAAGGAGCGCCGCATCCAGACCAACCTGCGGATGGTCTACGCGTCGGCGGCGCTGAACGGGCCGTTCGCGTTTCTCCTGGCCTGGTCCGACGGGATGATCGGGTTGAACGACCGCGTCAAGCTCCGCCCGCTGCTGGTCGGCACCCGGAAGAACACGACGTACATGTCGTCGGAAGAGGCGGCGATCCGCGAGATATGCCCGGACCTGGATCGGGTCTGGGCCCCGCAGGCGGGCCGCCCGATCGTGCGGCGGCTGGACGATGACCCGGTCAGGGCGATTGCGGAGTAA
- a CDS encoding ferritin-like domain-containing protein: MRFAFAVRKLDGQLNEAIEQIGQCQRLYQKDGIHEPALAASLQATRESLESLRRSLSGIVAANERKFDMIAYLTEALKMEHGTVSELQSCLRVMPESPVRETLHRMLLEEKQHEEALVKRIVDLGGEPRVDLEIPPRPTSLSIADLLDQHRQRELATQRHYELGLSRFEEPEFQWILGQLNIEEKEHLKKLDELLGHVVQKDETAALVPHELREITWVDPYMGEPGERPWIE; this comes from the coding sequence ATGCGGTTCGCCTTTGCGGTCAGGAAACTGGACGGCCAGTTGAATGAAGCCATCGAACAGATCGGGCAATGCCAGCGGTTGTACCAGAAGGACGGCATCCATGAGCCGGCCCTGGCGGCGTCGCTCCAAGCGACCAGGGAAAGCCTCGAGAGCCTGCGGCGGTCCCTGTCGGGCATCGTCGCGGCCAATGAGCGCAAGTTCGACATGATCGCGTACCTGACCGAAGCCCTGAAAATGGAGCACGGAACGGTCAGCGAACTCCAGAGCTGCCTGCGCGTCATGCCGGAAAGCCCCGTGCGCGAAACCCTCCACCGGATGCTGCTCGAAGAAAAACAGCACGAAGAAGCACTGGTCAAGCGGATCGTCGACCTCGGCGGCGAGCCGCGGGTCGACCTCGAAATCCCCCCGCGGCCCACCAGCCTGTCGATCGCCGATCTGCTCGACCAGCACCGCCAACGCGAACTGGCCACCCAGCGGCATTACGAACTGGGCCTTTCGCGATTCGAGGAGCCGGAATTCCAGTGGATTCTGGGCCAGTTGAACATCGAGGAAAAAGAACACCTGAAAAAACTTGACGAACTGCTTGGCCATGTGGTACAAAAAGATGAGACGGCGGCATTGGTCCCGCACGAGCTGCGGGAAATCACGTGGGTGGACCCGTATATGGGCGAACCCGGTGAGCGGCCTTGGATTGAGTAA
- a CDS encoding metallophosphoesterase family protein yields MTDSARTIIGVISDTHGLLRPRALDALRGVEHVIHAGDVGSPDVLAELRRIAPVTAVRGNTDRGPWAANLRPHELIELAGLRIYPIHDLDHMALDPAELRLDVVIYGHSHRPAVQRKGSVLYFNPGSAGPKRFKLPITVGILRIASPDQPSAEIIHLPE; encoded by the coding sequence ATGACGGATTCGGCCCGGACGATCATCGGCGTCATCTCCGATACGCACGGCCTGCTCCGCCCGCGGGCCCTCGACGCCCTTCGCGGCGTCGAGCACGTCATCCACGCGGGCGACGTCGGTTCGCCCGACGTCCTGGCCGAGCTCCGGCGGATCGCTCCCGTCACCGCCGTTCGCGGCAATACCGACCGCGGCCCGTGGGCCGCCAACCTCCGCCCGCACGAACTGATCGAACTCGCCGGCCTGCGCATCTACCCCATCCACGACCTCGACCATATGGCACTCGACCCAGCCGAGTTGCGCCTCGACGTCGTCATCTACGGCCATTCCCACCGGCCCGCCGTCCAACGCAAAGGCAGCGTCCTCTACTTCAATCCCGGCAGCGCCGGACCCAAACGCTTCAAGCTGCCCATCACCGTCGGCATCCTGCGGATCGCCTCGCCCGATCAACCCTCAGCCGAAATCATCCACCTGCCCGAATAA